Proteins encoded together in one Planctopirus ephydatiae window:
- a CDS encoding Gfo/Idh/MocA family protein, translating into MNPANSPSGNLASGTSQQPRSGSNSIVSRRDVLRATGALATTSMIASMAIPQTVYAGEDNTIKVALVGCGGRGTGAAANALSVKNQGPIKLVAMADVFPNRLNSSYEGLKGQFKDQVDVPEDRRFVGFEAYKQAIDCLSPGDVVIMATPPAFRWVQFTYAIAKDVNTFMEKPVTVDGPSTKRMLQLADESEKKNLKVGVGLMCRHCDARGELFKRIQDGEIGDLLLLRAYRMAGPTATAFAKKKPENQKELMYQIQNFHAFLWASGGGFSDFLIHNIDECCWMKNAWPVKAQATGGRHFRGDYVDQNFDQYAVEYTFADGTKLLMEGRTMPGCHQEFASYAHGSKGSAVISQSGHAPSRARTYKSQDMSSKDNILWQFGAKEPSPYQLEWDHLVEAIRKDRPYNEVRRGAEASLVTSMGRMAAHTGQVITYDAMLNCDHEFAPNVDSLTEDGPAPVVADAEGKYPVPMPGLKTTREY; encoded by the coding sequence ATGAATCCTGCGAATTCACCATCCGGCAATCTTGCTTCCGGCACATCACAGCAGCCCCGTTCTGGTTCCAATTCGATCGTCAGTCGCCGGGATGTTTTGAGGGCCACTGGAGCACTGGCGACAACATCGATGATTGCGAGCATGGCGATCCCGCAGACGGTTTATGCCGGTGAAGACAATACCATCAAGGTGGCATTGGTCGGCTGCGGTGGACGTGGAACCGGTGCGGCAGCCAATGCTCTTTCAGTGAAGAATCAAGGGCCTATCAAGCTCGTCGCAATGGCCGATGTCTTCCCCAATCGACTGAACAGCAGTTACGAAGGACTCAAAGGTCAGTTCAAAGATCAGGTCGATGTGCCGGAAGATCGAAGATTCGTGGGCTTTGAGGCTTACAAGCAGGCCATCGATTGCCTCTCGCCCGGCGATGTCGTGATTATGGCGACGCCTCCCGCCTTTCGCTGGGTACAGTTCACCTACGCAATTGCCAAGGACGTGAACACGTTCATGGAAAAGCCCGTGACCGTGGATGGCCCTTCGACAAAGCGTATGCTGCAACTGGCCGATGAATCCGAAAAGAAGAATCTCAAGGTCGGTGTCGGTCTGATGTGCCGGCACTGCGATGCCCGTGGCGAGTTGTTCAAGCGGATTCAAGATGGCGAGATTGGCGACCTCCTGCTGCTGCGGGCTTATCGCATGGCCGGGCCAACAGCCACTGCCTTTGCGAAAAAGAAGCCGGAAAATCAGAAGGAACTGATGTACCAGATCCAGAATTTCCATGCCTTCCTGTGGGCCTCTGGGGGCGGCTTCAGCGACTTCCTCATTCACAACATTGACGAGTGCTGCTGGATGAAGAATGCCTGGCCAGTGAAAGCCCAGGCAACGGGTGGACGTCACTTCCGCGGTGACTATGTCGATCAGAACTTCGATCAGTATGCCGTTGAATACACCTTTGCTGATGGCACGAAACTGTTGATGGAAGGCCGCACCATGCCCGGCTGCCATCAGGAGTTCGCCAGCTATGCCCATGGCTCGAAGGGTTCTGCTGTGATCTCTCAATCAGGCCATGCTCCCTCGCGTGCCCGTACTTACAAGAGTCAGGATATGTCCAGCAAGGACAACATTCTCTGGCAATTCGGGGCGAAAGAGCCCAGCCCCTACCAGCTTGAATGGGATCATCTGGTGGAAGCCATTCGCAAGGATCGACCTTACAATGAAGTTCGACGTGGTGCCGAAGCCAGCCTCGTGACTTCCATGGGGCGTATGGCAGCTCACACCGGACAGGTCATCACCTACGATGCCATGCTCAACTGTGATCACGAGTTCGCACCTAATGTCGATTCACTCACAGAAGATGGCCCAGCCCCCGTCGTGGCAGATGCCGAAGGCAAGTATCCAGTGCCGATGCCTGGTCTGAAGACGACTCGCGAGTATTAA